From Rhododendron vialii isolate Sample 1 chromosome 7a, ASM3025357v1:
GTCATTCAACAAGGAAAGAGATGGCAAGCTACCATCTGCTATTACCTGTCACATCTGGAAGTGATCTAATGGGTACAGGACCCCACAGACTTACACAAAAGTTATCCCAGTCAAAGTTACTAAAGAACTCCAGAAAACGGTAAAGGACCTGAAATAGCAAAGAAAATATTTCAGATGGAAAATCAACTAAAAAAgagcaaaatggaaaaaataactATACCAACCTCTAGTGGTCCAGTAAAGGAATTGttgaaaacatgaaaaatgTAAAGAACCAAGGTCTCCAGGGCATAAGTTGAAATAAGTCCATGGTGAGCACCCAGTATACGGCTCTCATAGTAACACCACGCCTTAATTAATATAATGCTACGCTTGAGTAAATGATTCTGACTAATCAAATGATCAACCTGCAGACCAGAAATTTCCGTCCAGTACAGGCAACCTAACATCATCAGAGTTCATATTTTTCATACTGAATTTTTGTTGAAGGTTTTTCTACATACGAGTAGTTTGAAGGTTATTTCTtatacaaaagaaaattgaaggtGGTGAAACAAATAACTGACCAGCATTAGGAAACAAAGAGTGCATAGCCCACCAAGCTGATTAAAGGATATGTCTACAACAATATTTTCCACAAGACATTTTATTATCTTTACCTGCAATTAGATGAGAACAAAAGAGCAACGATAAGGAAGAGGGATACATGTTTACATGTCACTTGACTCGTTTGCAATGCAAGGAGATTCATATTCATTTAAGAGAAACTAGGATAAGCTTTAAATAAACTGTCTTTGGATGCAGTGATAAGGAATGACTTGGActtactaaatctaagtgaaCAGGTAGCCCTGGACAGAGCTCGATGGAAAacaggattcatgtagccaactacaattgattgggacacaagactcgttttggtttggtttggataaGCTTTAAATGTAAATCACGTGACGGTAGAGGTTCTTCTCAAGATAAAAACATAGCAGCCCACTATCTAAAACTTTAGACACCACAATCTTGTCTACCAACATAAGTTGACTTACCATCCACAAAACTTCCTTAGGTCTAATAAGTCACAACTGTGACACTAGTCCCACCATTGTGCAAAAAGAGATGCTACAATATCCAGCAAAGAGTTGACACCATACCAACAAGGTGGAACAAACATTTACAAAATCCATGTGACAGAAGGATAGAGTTTCAAAAGTCAAGGAAATTTCTGCTGATTTTTTGGTTCGCTCTGTTGAAAAATATTGTCAAGTAGGACGTCATAAATCAAATTCCCATTGAAACAAGTACCACTAACTATGAACCAAGCTGATCAACATAAGTGTCATATAGAACAAGCATATCAACAATCGCAactcagcaaaaaaaatgttgcTAAGGAGACaggaaacaaaaagagaagtatAAAACAATAGAAGGTGAGGGTTCAAAAAAGGATGTACTTCTGCTTGAATATACTGAACTTCCTTTACACGAAATTCAGCAttctcattctcttcctcaCCCTTCAGCATATCATGAACATGATTAGCCCATGTGTCCTTTAAGTCCCCATTGTTACTGAAGGCCGATAAGTCAATGTCTCCATCGGGTAAATAAGTCTTGAGGGGTACAGACCCAAAAGTGAACACCTGTAGAGAATTCGaagtaaccaaaccaaactaagctTTGTGTAACAATCAATTGGGGTCTAATTAAGAACAGGAAATTCAAAATTAGAATTACTGCATATTTTGTGAAAACTACATATCACATAAATAAAGCATACGAAAAGTAAACTGGGTTATTGCACAACAACTTTTCCCCTCTCAGTCTTGAATTAGGAATAAATGCCTTCGTTGTTCTTGCTATGTTTGCTCTAAAATGGAACTCTTCCAACCcatactccatttcttcattttggaggaaaaacattctccaacccatcctctaaaactctcctccatttgggaggatgaactttgatcctctaaatatagaggatgaaggaaaaaatagaggatctcctccaaatatgtgttggagttgagaaatagagtgttgggttggagttgagataaatagtacaatcctctaaatctacttttcaaataaaatagattaatttgatcctctcaaatagagatttggagggtgttggattggagatgctagctacccaaacaaaaaaactttgaCAATTCTCCAACTACACTACTGTGCACGAAAAGCTCAAATCGAGGAAGCACAATCTCAAGCATTATACTTGGCTACAATCTGGTCTTACCATTTCAATAAATCTATGGTCATCTCTCGACGATGCCATTTGCCGATTAAGGACACTTAATTAAGGACCCTTAATTGCGTATTTGTTCTGAAGGCTTATTGTTAGTTGTTACTCAAATCCTTCCACGTGTATCATACCCCAACTGACACCCTTTCCACTTCTCCTTTGTCCTTTTAGCAACTCCTACCGACCCACCCACAGCAAAGAACAAGGATCTTGCTAACCGCGGACTACATGTTATGGTTAAGGTAGAGATAATGCCCAAAACTTTTAGAATCTTCACATACATGTCACATACTTCGAGACGCCACGTTTGTCTATACACTTTCCCCCCACTATTTTATACACTTCATTACATGTACAAAGGATAACCGGCACACATTGACAAGTTATTAGCAGTTCCCAAAGAACAAAGACACCTAGGAAAATAGAACCCAAAAATCTGCATCAAGAATCGACACAACACAAAGGAAAGATTTCAAAGTAAAAGAACTACCTGGCATGGGAAGCACTTCATAATGAGCCGTTGCACGTAATCGGCAACAGCGGTCCGGCGTCCTTCCGATGGTGGGTTGGGCTGAATGCAGGCAATGAGCTCTGCAGTTCTCTCCTCGGCCTTTGACCATCTCTCCGAGTCGAGAACTCGAATCACCGGACCTGCATTGGCCAATAGGCCATTTGGCCGTAGTAGCCCACTTGGCTCTGCCCAGCCCTCATCCTCGCCCATGGACGTGGCTATCGGCTCCCTGTACTATGCTGGTTCCTATTTTGCAcccaaagcaacaaaaaaaccGCCAAAGGCACAAAACTTGATGTTttttaatcttcttcttcttcttttttatagcAAACAGGGATGAAAATCCCCCAACGAACAAAACTTTATATATGTTTATAGTAAACACAGATAACAGGCTTCACTTTGACCAATATTCAACTTTAAATACTGAAAAAACTTGCAAAAAGAAATACTCTCAGAATGTACCCTTATCCATTTTAGTCGAAAATGGGAGGAAATGAATTGGAAAAAGAATGCTATTTTGGAGGGAATAATACGAAGAGATAAAAAGCAATAAACGAAATGGAAATGAAGTACGGAGTACAAGTTAGGGATCACCACATCGGGatagattgaaaacaaaccCTAAGTGGAACTGATTGCAGTTATTATTATGGGGACGCAACGAATTTGGTGCGAAATTAGGAATAGTTAAATGTCCACGAATCAGGAAtttaacaaaaaagtaaaaaataaatgtatcGGATTGAAGCACTGGATGTTATTGATGCTATTGGGGATCGTTGAATCGTTGATAGAGATTTTAAAAATCGGGTATTTGCGGGCGTGGTGGTGCGAATCAGAtatcaggagagagagagagagagagagagagagagagagagagagagagagagagaagaggagttGACGTTGGGGATTTGCTTGCTTGCGGTTTCTGCAAATGGAAAGAGGTAGGGGTTTACGGCAATCTTTTATTGGAAGAGTAGGGCAAACAATCATAGATAATGAAATCTGAATACTAGTAGATCAAATTAGTTAATGCATGGTGAATAATTAAATCTGAAATGAATAGTTGCAGTTGGAAAATGAAGCAAATTGATAAGGAGACGACTATTCGCagtcccgtattttctcccttagtccgttaaaaatttttaattatactcgacagttagttaccgaaattgagatacattttcagtatacaattactgaaatataatatttttttaacagctatttaacgaaaatgtatgttcgacAGTTGTTTActgaaggttgaacatattttcgacatgtagttaccgaaatataatcttgttttcaataactatttaccgaaatgttatgtatgattttcaacaactatttattGAAATGTAACgagttaagagagaaaatacggGATTGCGAATAGTCAGTCCATTGATCAATGaatgtaaaaaaacaaattataccAATGCTCCTCACTTCTTGGAAAAAATACTAAACACCCTCTATGATCTTCGTAATTACTTGTACTAATTTGAGTTACCAACTATATAAGagtaggggagtgattttgccgctccctttttgttaatgtcacttcccTGCGTGTCTTGAttaaatgaatttattttgtgagagaatgatagtgatattaacaaaaaggagaatggcaaaatcaattccctacaAGTATCGAAGAATGTCTAATTTGCACATAATTCTATAACTAGCACTAGACACCGGCATCGTAGCACCTAAACCTTGACCAAATTTTATTGAGCTTGAGTTTGAgtttgttaaaaacttaacaaaggaaattaaaaaatctaaaaattgactTGTTTCGTCTCGTGTGCAGcctattaatatcatgttatttaatttcattttgtattttttttatatgtgtTGACCTATTCTTAAATTTCACTCAAACTTGTTTTGCTATGTCAATCCTCACAAACCACCATATACTTTTCTTTGAGCCCTTGTATGTGCAAAATCGgataaaagttgcaaaaaaacTCATAATTGCCTTGTGCTTCTATCATTGTTGACCTTTATTGTTTGAGTCTCGCAATTGCTAATTGTCCTACAAATAGGCACAACACCTAATTATGACAAATTCGACTCTATAATTAATTTACTAACCATTATTTAATTATTGCAACTCAAATTGTGAGCACGTTTAATCAAGTCTAAccgtgttaaaaaaaaatcaagtctaACAATTTTATCATAAACGCTTTATTGTTTTTGTCAAGTTTTgtgtttgaaaataagagagAAGGCAGATACTTGTAATGATGTACGGGTGAAAAGGTTGACTACGTTTAGTTACATATATTTAACTACACAAAAATACTATGATGTGGGGCATAGTAAATATTAATTAATCTTGATGTGGTGTTAGTTGAAAGTTTCAACCCACACTACTCCTTAAAACTCAGGTGTTAAACCTTATAACCAACACAGATGGGGCATGTCCAGACGATGTGAAACACATTCCAACACACCTTTCTGGATCATAACATATGGCAACTGGACAATGGTCCACCAAACAAAGGCCCAAccaagctttgataccaagttgaaaAGTCCAGTCCAAACTACTCATTAAAATTCAAGTATTAAGAAGAGGGAAACTGAAGCTTTATAAAACCAGCACATATGAAGCATGTCGAGGCGAGTGGGACACATTCCAACAGTATTGTCactaaaaattacttttacaaCAAATTCAGATGCATACATATGGTGTGTCCCGTTGGAGAGGTTGAGTATTATAATAAACACAAGGTTAAAATTGTTGTTAAATTAGAGTTCATGACTTTGAATTGAAAAAGGTAGAACTACCGGGAGTAGTTTGTAACAAGGATCAAATTCTAGGGTTTTCCTTGTAATCGCCGCCACACACATACGCACAGTCGCACACATATACGCCATTTCTACCGCGATCAGAACCGGCCCAAATTCGAgcaggtacctctctctctctctctctcgctcgctcgcTCGCGTCGTCTATATATGTGATTGATTATTTTGCCCTTAATTTAGATACTTAAACCTGATATGTTTGGGGCTTAGTAAATAATCAGTCCTTTGAAAGAGTTGATTGGGATGTCCAATGCACACACCAAGAGTGAATCAATTTGACGCAGATGCAGTAGTCCCATTCTTTTAGGTGGGCCTTCTTCTTAGCATTCTTTTGAGGGTCTGAAGCAGTTGCTTTCTAGGCTTCTATCAAGGGCCGGCCCTGCTTGTTCTTCTGTCTTGCATATGCTACATGAATTTGTTTTTATCCATTAAACCTTTTCAAGGGTATCTTGTTTTGTGATATTTGACAAACTTAGGTCTTTTCGAATTACTGCCTCTGAGGTCACTTTTAGTTTACATTCATCTTAATGCCACCATATGATATCGATGCCATTTGCAATAGACCTTTTAAACCAGTTCAAcctattctctctcctcttatcTACCTATGATAGCCGtctatttatttaatttgatAACTCACAGTCGTCTAATCTGTAATTGTTGCATATCTGTGTAAACTATATGCGTAGGACTGTATGAGTGTAGATAGTGATACGTATGAGTAGAGATGTTGGTCAATGTTTTGATTCCATATCGGAATGTTTCTGTTTCGAAAATTGGATTAAATTGATCTGCTGGCCCTATGTATAGTATGAAACATCACCCAATGCCGAATATCAGGTTGAAGTAATCTTGTTCTTGTTTCAGCACGAGGACAATGCTAGGGGACCTTAAGATCTTGTATACATTGTTGATGAGCAATGCAAAAGATTCCCGTtccatgcaaaaagaaaatgatgcatAACCTTATATGGaaacttttgttagttttgtataaTTATGAGAGGTACAATTTGTGACCCTCAACCCAGTATTTTTAGTCGATCTACTGGTGATCCCTTTTGGAAAACCGAAATATTTATGGGTGCATTTTGATTTATCAAATTTATAGCAACACAATCATAGCTTTATTTGTTCCTTTCTGCGGATATTTTGTAGTTTCCAGTGGTGAGTGGCATTTGTAAAGACAATTGGGATATCTTAGAATAATTCAACAAGATGAAATAATGAGGATAAGTCCAATCTGAATATTCTGTTTTATTGATGGCTATTCTACATATCACATTTGTTTTCTTGTCGCCGACCTCAATGCTGGGGCTATGTGGtataaaaagaagggaaaaatgaCCGTGTGTGCGGGGATGGATACTCCACTTCTCTTGGTTAGTTTTTGGAAGCAATCACACAGTTGGCTGCAAAATGGACAACTGAACGAATATTGTTTGATGATCAACATTGCTTCATTTCTTATTCAATTCAATAAGGTAGCAGATTTTCTTGTCAATAATGGTGGACACCGTTGGGTTGCGTTTGTGTTTAATTCTCAACGTTTAGCAAATAACGACTCCTCAAAGTATCAAGGTTGAGTATGCATTTTACTAGGACATCTTTTGAATGATGACTGATCCCTTGAAAGGGCTAGACTTCTGTTTATTTGTCAGTTATAATGTAATATGTGTCTGGGATAGAAGAAACATCTCATATATCTCTTTGTTCAGCATCTGTAGGTTTTGAACCTTTGGCCCAACTGTCAATGGCAGACTCGAGTGAACCCCAACAACAGTCTGAAGCAGGTCTGGTGTTATTTGTAGCGTTTCTACCGTTTGTTGTATGTCATTTTCTATATGCTCTTTTGAAGGAGTACTTACTCATTCTGTACTTTGCAGTCTGCAATTTCTTCAGAAAGCCATCAAAGAATAAGAATATCAGAAAGCGGACATTAGATGAAAATGACAATGAAGATGAAGATTCTAAAGCTGAGAATTCGCTGGTACACAATAAGAAAAAGCCTCCAAGGCCTGATAATAAGCTTCATTTCTCCACAGGAGCTTCAAAACACTCACTGTCCTCTGAGTCAAATGCGGAGTCTAGCGCTCCAATCTTTCAATTTGAGTcctcaaaagaaattcaagttcAAGATGATAGCAGGGCAACTGCGACTCTGGAAACTGAGACTGACTTCTCAAGAGATGCTCGAGCGATTCGAGAGAAAGTACTTAAGCAAGCAGAGGCGGGTTTGAAGGGGAAAAGCAAGAATCCTGAAGGTGAAAAGCTGTATAAAGGAATTCATGGTTATACTGATTACAAAGCTGGGTTCCGTAGGGAGCAAACCGTTTCTTCGGAGAAAGCCGGTGGATCACATGGGCCTCTTCGGGCTTCTGCTCACATACGAGTTTCAGCCAGGTTTGACTACCAGCCAGACATTTGTAAGGATTATAAAGAGACTGGTTACTGTGGGTACGGAGATTCTTGTAAGTTCATGCATGATCGGGGGGATTATAAGTCGGGATGGCAGATGGAAAAGGATTGGGAGGAAGCTGAAAAGGCAAGAAAGCGAAATTTGGCCCTGGGAGGAGATGACATGGATGAGGGGGTTGCGGACCAGAGTGACGAAGATGATGAGGATTCGTTGCCATTTGCTTGTTTCATATGCAGGCAGCCTTTTGTTGATCCTGTTGTAACCAGGTGCAAGCACTACTTCTGTGAGCATTGCGCTTTGAGGGTAAGCAAGCCCTCTTAcgctcttttctttttctggtcaTAATTGTGTTAGTGCTCGAGTGTTCCTTGTCTTTTGGCTTCTTGTCAGGTCTTCCCATGCTGGTACTAGTTTTGTGATTATCAGATAGATGGAATATACATTTGCAAGAAGCAACCATAGGAGGTTGAAAAATAACAGAACCTAATAGTTTGGGGGTCGGGAGAGGAAAATCCCCTTTAATGGACTCAACTGTAGAGAAATAGAGATGACTTGCTAAAAGTCTACTTGGGTTAAACATGTTTGTGGTGTTACTATTCCAGAtgaatatttttggagttgGCAACATATATAAGAGAAAACTATCATAACCAAAGTTTATGAAATGTTTCCCTCAAACAATTTCATCTTTAGGAGCAGAACTGTTATGTTACAGGCAAACAAACTTTCCGCTGCCCAGACTAGTAAGTCCGGGGGAAGAAATAAAATTCGATTTTGGGAAAATTCCAATTTTGGAGATGGCAATGGAACACACAGGTATGTTCTGTGTGTGTTGGCCGGGTGAAGAGGTGGTGATGCATTTTGATGAGGTGGCTACTGGCCAGACTTCAGGGATTGAAGATAGGTTGTGGGGAGGAACGGGTTAGTAGTTTGGTTGAGATTAGTTCTTTGGTGATGACTGGAGGAATACGAATTTCCAATGTGGTGCGAAGGTTAAATTTAGAAGCCTGTTAATGCTATCCTTGTTTCCATTGGTTAGTTTAGGAAACCTTACAAAGAGAAGAATCTGAATATTAAGATCAGAGATATTATTGGTAAAGCCAGAGAGAACACATGGAAAGCATTGTCCGAAGATTGAACGTCGTGATGAGTGGCCCCAAGGAGTTGAACACTGTTTAGAAGTGATTGTATTAAGCGCTAAGTGATGTTCAACCCTCTGTGCCGTACTGTATTGTGTTTTATTGCTGTTTGTCATTAGCTGTTTTTCTTTGTGCAACTTGTGCTTGCTTATAAAAAATGATAAAGCCTTGTAGCATGCTTGGGGAATATTTGAATCCTCTAAGCCTTTCAAAGGTATTAGAGTTATTGCCATGATACATTTGCTTCTTCAcctaataatattttaattgtCTCTTCCTTTATTTCACAGCATCATGCCAAGAACAAAAAGTGCTTTGTTTGCAACAAGAAAACTGATGGCATATTCAATGCTGCGCATGAGATAAAGAAAAAGATGGCTGCCGAGGGTAAATAATGTGGCTGTCTGTAGTATTTGTATACTGCttgggtttgtactttgtaacTTCATCTTCATGTAAGTTGAGCCTTCCTTTCCTCCACCAACTTATTGTTGACGCTGTAACTTTTCACCCAATATTCCTTGATGCATTAGTTTCAGATGAACAATGAATGCTAACGTATTTAGCAGAAGATAATGTTCTAGAAATTGAGATGTGCAGCATCTCACCCCTAACCTTTACTGAACTTACTGAGAAAGTTTCAAGCAGAGAGGAATAGGAGTTAGGTGGCTTGAGTTGTGAACTAACGAGGTTTATTGGGATTCGTTAGAATCAAACTACACATATTATGtataaaatttggttttgtttctttccctttcctcaAAATCATAATCTAATAACAGAGTCTAAGAGTAAACATGGAAGCAGTGCTGAAGATACCAGTGAGCCAAGCATGAAAAAGGAGATACAAGTGATAGAGTTATGCCAACAACAACCATGAACACAAATTACCCATCACCTAAAGTGCTAAGAAACTGAAAGCTAGAGTCTTTACCCTTGGCCTCCTATCTAGGTGATCCCAACCCAGTATGCAAAGCTCGGTACAGTTCAAAGCTGTGGCAGAAGCTAACTCAGGTATGAAAGTCACAGACAATTATAATTTGAGTTCAAAACTAATATTAGCACTTTCAAAAGGTTCCTGACTGATCTATCAATG
This genomic window contains:
- the LOC131334574 gene encoding zinc finger CCCH domain-containing protein 1-like isoform X1: MWYKKKGKMTVCAGMDTPLLLVSFWKQSHSWLQNGQLNEYCLMINIASFLIQFNKVADFLVNNGGHRWVAFVFNSQRLANNDSSKYQGFEPLAQLSMADSSEPQQQSEAVCNFFRKPSKNKNIRKRTLDENDNEDEDSKAENSLVHNKKKPPRPDNKLHFSTGASKHSLSSESNAESSAPIFQFESSKEIQVQDDSRATATLETETDFSRDARAIREKVLKQAEAGLKGKSKNPEGEKLYKGIHGYTDYKAGFRREQTVSSEKAGGSHGPLRASAHIRVSARFDYQPDICKDYKETGYCGYGDSCKFMHDRGDYKSGWQMEKDWEEAEKARKRNLALGGDDMDEGVADQSDEDDEDSLPFACFICRQPFVDPVVTRCKHYFCEHCALRHHAKNKKCFVCNKKTDGIFNAAHEIKKKMAAEGK
- the LOC131334574 gene encoding zinc finger CCCH domain-containing protein 1-like isoform X2, which translates into the protein MADSSEPQQQSEAVCNFFRKPSKNKNIRKRTLDENDNEDEDSKAENSLVHNKKKPPRPDNKLHFSTGASKHSLSSESNAESSAPIFQFESSKEIQVQDDSRATATLETETDFSRDARAIREKVLKQAEAGLKGKSKNPEGEKLYKGIHGYTDYKAGFRREQTVSSEKAGGSHGPLRASAHIRVSARFDYQPDICKDYKETGYCGYGDSCKFMHDRGDYKSGWQMEKDWEEAEKARKRNLALGGDDMDEGVADQSDEDDEDSLPFACFICRQPFVDPVVTRCKHYFCEHCALRHHAKNKKCFVCNKKTDGIFNAAHEIKKKMAAEGK